CATGGCCGACCACGGCGCCACCCTGCGCCCACGCCTCCCGCACTCCGGAGTGCGCCTGCCCTTCCACGCGCGCGGGGCGCACGAGACGGTCCCCGTACGGGGCGGGCCGCGCGTGGTGGGCGAGACCGAGGAGCCCGAGGGCGAGGAGCAGGCCGACGAGGACGCGCAGGACGCGGAGAGCGAGGGGAACACCGGGCACGCGTGCGTTGCGGGTGTGGGGGGTGGTGAGCGGTGGGCCACCGGGAGCGCGGTGCGGTGGGTTGCCCGGGGCGGAGTGCCGCGAGTCGTCGGGGCCGGTGTGCCGTTGTTCGCCCAGGCCGGTGCGGGGTGCGCGGGCCGGGGTGGTGTGCTCGGTGGGTGGTGGGGTGGCCACCTCTGCCCCCTCCGTTCCGTGTCCTCGGCCTCGGATCAGGCGCGAGCGTAGTGGCGGGAGGTGGGTGAGACGGGGTCCCGTGGGCGGGGCGACGGGGAAGTCGCCCGTTCGGGTGTCCGTCCGGCGCCGGCCCGGCGCGGCGGGCAGGGGTGCCGCCAGGCTGCGGACGACGAGCACGACGGCGCGGGCAGAGGGCGGTGACGCGTGCGGTGCGACGACGACACGAACCTGGACACCTCCCAGGTGCCGGACCAGCGCGGCAGCCGTGCCCCGGCGCTGTATCCGGGTGTGCGGGCTCAGACCGGCTGGGCCTGCCCTCCGGCGGCGACTCGGCCGCACCCGGCGCGTCCTCGCCGGCGCAGGTCCGGTAGTCCTGCCGGGCAGGGACGCGAACACCCGGGACGGCTGCCGGGCGGTGGCCGTCATGAACAGCTCGCCGACCGTGTTCTTCGGCGGCCGGGTCGCCACGGCGTGCGGCACGGCGAGCTCGGCGGTGGGGATGCTCGGCCGCTCGCAGGACGGGCTGACCCGTCTCGCCGCCGCCGGCATCCGCGTCGGTCTGAACGCCGCGGCGGCCGTGGGAGACGGCTGGATCCGGGAACTGTTCCAGGGCCGGGTGGCGCCGGAGACCTGGACGCACGGGTCGGCGCCGCAGCGGCAGCAGTGGTTCCGGCAGGGCTGCCGGAACGGCGACATGAAGCCGTGCGAGATGTTCCGCTGAGGCGTTGTCAGTGGCGGCTGCAAGACTGAACGGGACGCCACAGAACCGGCGTACGAAGGAGTGATCGGCAATGGCAGGCATGGGCGGCGGACGGCCGAGCATCTATCCCTCGCTGCTGTACGCGGACGCGAAAGCCGCGATCAGGCAGCTGACGGAGGCCCTCGGCTTCAGCGAACTGTCGGTGTACGAGACGGAGGACGGCAGGGTGATGCACGCCGAGCTGACCCAGGGCAACGGCGCGGTGATGATCGGTTCCAAGGGCCGGGGCGGCCGCTTCGACGCGGCGATGAAGGACGCCGGTCCCACCGGGGTGTACGTCGTCGTGGACGACGTGGACGCCCACCACCAGCGGGCCCTGGAGCACGGCGTGGAGATCCTGATGCCCCCGACGGACCAGGACTACGGCTCGCGGGACTACATGGCCCGCGACGCCGAGGGCAACATCTGGAGCTTCGGGACGTACGCCCCGGAGATCGGCGTCTGAGCGGCCCCCGCGCCGCTCATCCCCCGGTGTGCACCTGGAAGGCGGCCCGGCGCACGGCCTTGGCCAGGGCCGGGTCGGGGTGCGCGGCGGCGAGCGCGACCAGGACCTGCACGGTGCGCGGGTGACCGACGGCGCGCACCTCGTCGAGCAGCCGGGGAACCGTGGGCTGCACCGCGGACTCCAGATGCCGCACCAGCATCGGCGACTCGCCGTGGTCGGCGACGGCGGCGGCGGTGTCCACCCACAGCCAGGTCGCCTCTTCCCGGGTGAGGACCTCGTGGGCGTCCTCCGGGTCGACCCCGTCGTGCTCGGCGAGCCACAGCAGGGCGTACGGCCGCAGAGCGGGTTCGTCCACGACGGCGCGTACGTCGGGCTCGGCGGGGGCGCCGACGACGCGCAGCGCCTCGAAGGCCAGGCCGCGCAGCAGGGCGTCCTCGCCGCGCGCGGCGTGGATCAGCTCGGTGACGGCGTTGCCGACGGGGCGGGCGGCGAGCCAGGCGCGGTATTCGGCGCGGGCGGCGTTGGGGCGGAGCTGGGCGCAGCCGCGGAGCATGTCCTCGGCGGCCTGCTCGATGTTGCCGGCGGGGCTCTGCGCGGCCACGCAGATCTGCTCCAGCTTGACCCACACCGCCCAGCTGCCCAGCGGGGTGAGGGTGGCCTGGCCGTCGCCGTAGGTCAGCGCGCCGACGAAGACAAGGGCCCGCAGCGCCCAGTCGAGGAGCGGGGCGAGCGGGGTGTCGCCGGCGGGCGCGAAGTCCGGGTCTGCCCCGGGGTCCACCGGGCCCGGGGAGTCGGCCGCCGGCCGGGCGGGGCCGGACTCGGGCGACTGCCGGGCCCCGGGCAGGGCCGGCTGTGCGGGCCCGGGCTCGTAGGGGACCTCGCAGCGCTCGGTGCGCAGTTCGGTGACCCGCTGCTGGAGCAGGTCGAGCAGCTGCTCGACCGGGACGGGACCGGCGGACAGCTGGAGGAAGGAGAGCACCTGGGGCATGGCGGAGACGACTTCGGCGACGGCGGCCGGCTCCTGCTCCTCGGGTTCCGGGGAGGCGAGCGACCAGGCGTCGAAGAGGGCGACCCAGCCGCGCAGTACGGCGCTGTCGTCGCGGTCCCAGGCGCGCAGCCGCCAGCCGGGGCGCGCGCTGTCGCCGTGCACCTCGACGAGTCCGGCGAGGCGGGCGGTGTCCCAGTCGGCGCAAACCTGAGCGGTGCTCAGGCCCAGGTCGGCGGCGGCCCGTTCGGCGGTGGCGGCGGAGAGGGTGGCCTTGCCGTCGGCGGTGGCGCTGCCGGAGCCGAGTGCGGTGTCGGCCCAGCGGGCGACCCGGACCGGTCCGGCCAGCCCCGTGCGGGCCAATCCGGCCAGTTCCGCAGGGGCGGGGGTGCCCTCCGGCGGCCGGGGTGCGGGGCGGCGCGGGCGCCGCTGGTTCACAGCTCTGGGGGCGGCGGCCAGGGGTCGCGGTCGGACGAGTCGGAGCCTGGAGTCGCGCGGGATACGGGACGTCACGGGTGCAGTCTTCCGGTTGACGGTCGGAAAACCCAAACGGAATGTCACTGCGGGCGACGGGGCTGGCCAAGGGACGGGGTGCGACGCGGGACGATGAGGCATGATCAGGCCAGTCGTACGACCTTAAACGGAATGTCCGGCACCGGTGCGGGCCGGGGTTGATGGCGGGGTTGACGCCGAGGTCGGTGGCCGTGACCGGCGGCTCTGGTCGTGGCCGTGGTCGGTGGCCGTCAGACCAGCGGGGTCAGGAAGCGGCGCAGCCGCTCCTGGTACTCCTCCGGATCGGCGTTCCACATCGCCGCGTGCGGGGCCTGCGGCACGGTGTGCAGGGCGACCAGATCGGCGCGGCGGCGGGCCAGGCGGCGGGAGAGCTCCCAGGGGGCCACCTGGTCGTCGGGTCCGTGGAAGATCAGGGTCGGAACGGTGAGCCGCTCGGGGTCGGTGATCTCGGCGACCCGGTCGGCGTGCAGGCAGGCCCGGCCCTGCGCGGCCCGCACGGCGAGCGGCAGCAGCGGCTGCGGGGTGTGGCGGGCCCGGGCGAGGGCGCGCAGCGTGGCCTCCCAGCTGAGCACCGGCGAGTCGAGGACCAGTCCGGCGATCCGCTCGCGCACGGCGGAGTACTCGGCGGCGCGCAGCGCCATGGTGGCGCCGGTGGACCAGCCGAGCAGCACGACCCGGCGGGCGCCGTAGCGGACGGCGTAGCGGATGGCCGCGTCCAGGTCGCGCCACTCGGTCTCGCCGAGGTGGTTCAGTCCGTCCGGCGGGCGCGGGGCGCCGAGGTCGCCCCGGTAGGCGAGCGCGAGCACCGGCACCCTGCGGGCGTGCAGCGGTGCCATGAGGTTCATGGCCTGTTCCCGGGTGGTGCCGAGGCCGTGCACGGCGATCACCCAGGTGTCCCGGGCGCCGGGCACGAACCAGGCGGGCAGTTCCCCGAGTTCGCCGGGCACGTCGATGTCGGCGTGGTCGAGGCCGAGGGCGGTGCCGGGGTTGCCGACGTACAGGTTCGGGGTGAGCCACACCGCGTCGCCGGCGGCGAGGGTGCCGTGCGTGACGCGTTCCAGGCGGCGTACGACGGTGTCGGCCGCGTGCCGGGCCGTCTCCAGGACGGGGCCGACGACCGCGTGGGAGCCGTCGCCGGCGAGGCCGTAGGTGCCAGGGCGCAGCGAGGCCAGATCACGGGTGAGGGCGATCTGGCCGGCGGCCGTGCCGTGCACGGTGAGGCGGGGTTCGGTGGGCAGGGGGCGGCCGGCGGGCGCCTTCAGCGCGGCGTCACTGGCGATCCGGCCGGCGGCGACGGACGCCATGCCGGCGGCGAGGACCGCGGTCACTGCGGTGGCGGTCGCTTTGACTGGGCGCACGGGTCCAGTGTCGTGTCGGTTGCGGCCACCGGCCAGCCGAAAGGCGGGCCGGGTGGCGGCGGACAGGGATCAGCTGAGTCGAAGAGTGGTGGTCACTTCCGTTGGCCGTACCCCTTCAGGCGTTCCCCCACCTCGGCCAGTTGCGTCTCCGTCAGCAGGGACGGCGTCAGGCCCGGTACGGAGGACGCCGTCAGCCACAGGCGGCACATCCACTCCAGCTGGGCGGTGCGGTCGTAGGCCTGGTCGAGGGTGGCGCCGTAGGTGATCGTGCCGTGGTTCTGCAGGAGGCAGCCGGAGCGGTCCGCCAGGGCGCGGAGCATGTTCTCGGCCAGTTCGTCGGTGCCGTAGGTGGCGTAGGGGGCGACGCGGACCGGGCCGCCGAGTGCGGCCGCCATGTAGTGGACCAGCGGCAGCTCGGGCACGAGGGTGGAGACCGCGGTGGCGTGCACGGCGTGGGTGTGGACGACCGCGCGGGCGTCGGTGGTGCGGTAGACGGCGAGGTGCATCGGCAGCTCGCTGGTCGGCACCAGGGTGCCGAGCACCTGGCGGCCGGTGAGGTCGACGCCGGTGAGGTCGTCCCGGGTGAGCCGGTCGTACGGCACGCCCGACGGGGTGACCAGGACGAGATCGCCGACGCGCGCCGAGACGTTGCCCGAGGTGCCGACCACCAGTCCGTCGGTTACGGTCCGCCGTGCCGTGGCGACCAGTTCCGCCCAGAGGTGTTC
The genomic region above belongs to Streptomyces sp. CG1 and contains:
- a CDS encoding VOC family protein, translated to MAGMGGGRPSIYPSLLYADAKAAIRQLTEALGFSELSVYETEDGRVMHAELTQGNGAVMIGSKGRGGRFDAAMKDAGPTGVYVVVDDVDAHHQRALEHGVEILMPPTDQDYGSRDYMARDAEGNIWSFGTYAPEIGV
- a CDS encoding alpha/beta hydrolase — encoded protein: MRPVKATATAVTAVLAAGMASVAAGRIASDAALKAPAGRPLPTEPRLTVHGTAAGQIALTRDLASLRPGTYGLAGDGSHAVVGPVLETARHAADTVVRRLERVTHGTLAAGDAVWLTPNLYVGNPGTALGLDHADIDVPGELGELPAWFVPGARDTWVIAVHGLGTTREQAMNLMAPLHARRVPVLALAYRGDLGAPRPPDGLNHLGETEWRDLDAAIRYAVRYGARRVVLLGWSTGATMALRAAEYSAVRERIAGLVLDSPVLSWEATLRALARARHTPQPLLPLAVRAAQGRACLHADRVAEITDPERLTVPTLIFHGPDDQVAPWELSRRLARRRADLVALHTVPQAPHAAMWNADPEEYQERLRRFLTPLV
- a CDS encoding class II aldolase/adducin family protein, which produces MAEQRRDGDREHLWAELVATARRTVTDGLVVGTSGNVSARVGDLVLVTPSGVPYDRLTRDDLTGVDLTGRQVLGTLVPTSELPMHLAVYRTTDARAVVHTHAVHATAVSTLVPELPLVHYMAAALGGPVRVAPYATYGTDELAENMLRALADRSGCLLQNHGTITYGATLDQAYDRTAQLEWMCRLWLTASSVPGLTPSLLTETQLAEVGERLKGYGQRK